cgtcgtcgccgccgcatcCCCCACCGTAGCCTCCCCAGTGGCCGCCGCGCGTCCCTGCAACACCCTCTTCATCTCCTCCCACTCGGCCAACGCTAACCCCAGCAACGACCCCGACCACCGCTCCCCCATCACCACGACGGTCATCACCGTCTTCCGCATCCGCCGCTTCGGCCCCCACTTCCTCCGCATCCAAGGCCACGCGCATCCCCACCtcaaccagcaccaccaccaccacctacacTCCATCCCCGCCAACATCCAgatccgccgccccgagctcccagAGCTTCCCCACTCTGCGGCCGGCGTTGCCGCGAGCATCCAGGAGCGCGTCAAGGACATCCTCGTGGTCCTCGTCGGGATCCTCTTCGGTCTCGGCTGCGGCGCGCTCACCTCTGCCTCCATGTACCTCGTGTGGTCCATAATCGCCGGCCCCGGCGCGTCCTCCCACTACGACGAGCTCTACGGCGACGAGGCGTCCGACTCCGAGAGCCCCAAGAAGGTTGGCTATGTCATCATCCCCGGCGTCGAGGCCTACGACGGTGGTAAGAACTAGATTCTAGGGTTTCCCTTTCCCAGGAGTGGCAAGTTCCATGATATGCCCGTGTGCTGCTGTTTGTGTGTTGCGTAAT
The sequence above is a segment of the Triticum dicoccoides isolate Atlit2015 ecotype Zavitan chromosome 1A, WEW_v2.0, whole genome shotgun sequence genome. Coding sequences within it:
- the LOC119269532 gene encoding uncharacterized protein LOC119269532 gives rise to the protein MADRLVLLVLVVAAASPTVASPVAAARPCNTLFISSHSANANPSNDPDHRSPITTTVITVFRIRRFGPHFLRIQGHAHPHLNQHHHHHLHSIPANIQIRRPELPELPHSAAGVAASIQERVKDILVVLVGILFGLGCGALTSASMYLVWSIIAGPGASSHYDELYGDEASDSESPKKVGYVIIPGVEAYDGGKN